One genomic segment of Sebastes fasciatus isolate fSebFas1 chromosome 17, fSebFas1.pri, whole genome shotgun sequence includes these proteins:
- the LOC141753877 gene encoding CD209 antigen-like protein 2 produces MSTIYAKPDLTTEVRYNRKVQEEWEEWGVVIYECTDVIREDHADIQSHKGGPLTEKHPPAVQTRPFRAAALCLGVLCFLMIIGIIFLSVQYISVTLEKDELQTRYDQLSYNNSQLQEKVSDLSVNHNQLQDEVKQLKGKIEEKWCPEGWRRFGCSCYFKSNERKTWYKSREYCQQRGADLVVINNKEEQEFVNQLNMDGESWIGLREIWTQRWEWEWVDGSPLTETFWASGLPRYDGYQHAATCCNQQGQWTQSRSDNKNWICEK; encoded by the exons ATGTCTACTATTTATGCCAAACCAGATTTAACAACGGAGGTGAGATACAACAGAAAGGTGCAGGAAGAGTGGGAGGAATGGGGGGTTGTTATCTACGAGTGTACAGACGTTATCAGAGAAGACCACGCTGATATTCAGTCACACAAAGGAG GACCGCTCACTGAGAAACATCCTCCAGCCGTCCAAACGAGGCCTTTCagggctgctgctctctgtctaGGAGTGCTGTGCTTTCTGATGATAATAGGAATCATCTTCTTATCCGTACAGT ATATTTCTGTCACTTTGGAAAAAGACGAGCTGCAGACCAGATACGACCAGCTGAGCTACAACAACAGCCAGCTCCAGGAGAAAGTTTCAG ACTTATCAGTCAACCACAATCAGTTACAGGATGAAGTAAAGCAGCTGAAGGGCAAAATTGAAG AGAAGTGGTGTCCTGAAGGATGGAGGAGATTTGGATGCAGTTGTTACTTTAAATCTAATGAGAGGAAAACTTGGTACAAAAGCAGAGAGTACtgtcagcagagaggagcagatcTGGTGGTCATAAACAACAAAGAGGAACAG GAGTTTGTCAATCAGCTGAATATGGATGGAGAGTCCTGGATTGGTCTACGGGAAATATGGACACAAAGATGGGAATGGGAATGGGTGGACGGATCACCGCTGACGGAAAC GTTCTGGGCATCGGGACTGCCACGCTATGACGGCTACCAGCACGCTGCAACATGCTGCAATCAACAAGGACAATGGACACAAAGCAGATCTGATAATAAGAACTGGATCTGTGAGAAATAG